The region TGATGTCGGTATTTTTCAGGAAGTCATTCGGCCCCGCCAGCTTGTAGCCTTCGCTTTCGCTGGTGTGGATTTTGTCCCAGGTGTCATGCGCGGTGGCGACACTCTTGAACAGCTCGGGGCTGACATTCGAGGACACCACCACCTTGGTGCCGTCATGGAGTTCGTAGGTGAGGATGCTGTCTTTCTGGTCGTTGTTCCAACTGAACGTCTTGTAGTCATTCAGGCCCGGCACTGGCGTGTTGGCGTCGGCCAGTGTCGCGCCGTTATTCAGTTCGCCTTCCACCACGGCCTTCTTGCCCGGGTCGGTATAGACCTCGTGCAGGCCGGCCAGGTAGTCGAACAGCTTGGGGTTGTCATCACGGGCCACGACCATTTTCTGGCCGTTGCTTTCGAAGCGGATCAGCCCCGGGCCGACTTCATCGACCGGGCCGACGGTGGTGCCACCATACGGCGGCCACACTTCGTTATCGCTGGCGCGCTTGTAGCCGGCGTCTTCGCTGCTGGTGAGGCCGGTGAAACTCGCATAGTCGTCCTTGGCTTTCTGGAAGGCTTCGGGGTTGTCACGCTGGCTGATAACGACCTTGGTGCCGTCCTGGGTTTCATAGCGGATCACGCCGGGGCCGGTTTCATCAGGCGGGCCGAGAGATTTGTAATCGGCGAGTTTTTCCGGTGCCTTGCCGTCCGCGCCCAGGCTCTGGTAACCGGCGTTCTGGCTGGCAACCACGCCGGAGAGGGACTTGAAGTCTGCGCTGACTTGCTTGAACAGGTCCGGGCTGTCGTGCTCGCTGACGATGACCTTCTTGCCGTCCTGGGTCTCGTAACGAATCAGCCCCGGGCCCACTTCATCCGGCGGGCCGATGGCCTTGTAGTCAGACAGAGCAGGTGGCGGCGTGGCGTCCTTGGCCGCCAGTTCGTAGCCTTGTTGCTTGCTGGCATCGAGCCCCGATGGCGTCTTGTCCTGGGACTCGACTTTCTTGTTTGCACTGTTCTTGAGTAGCACATGGAACGCTGCGGCTGACTTAAGCGGCGTACCGGGAAGGGATTTGGGGTCGGACGAACGATCAAGGGGCTGGGTCGCCATGCCATGGAACTCCTGCTGTTGCCGGTGGGACTGAAAGGCAAAAACAGTAACAGCAGGGGTTCGGCACTCGCTGCGAAACGTTGTGAATTGCGCCCTAACGGTGACGCAGTGCGTGCGCCATGCGTTGCAGGCCTTCTTCGAGCATCGCCCGTGGGCAGCCGAAGTTCAGGCGTACAAACTGCTGGCTGTCATCGCCGAATTCGATGCCTGCGCTCAAGCCGACCTTGGCCTGTTCCAGGAAGAATTGCTGTGGGTCATCCAGGCCCAGGGCGCTGCAATCCAGCCAAGCCAGAAAGGTGCCCTGAGGGGCATGCATCACCACACCCGGCAAACGGGTTTGCACGGCATTGAGCAGATAGTCACGGTTGGCTTGCAGGTACTGCACCAGCGCGTCCAGCCAGTCGCTGCACTGGCTATAGGCGGCGCGGGTGGCTTCCAGGCCCAGCGGGCTGACACTGTCGACCATGCCGCAGCGGGCATTATTGAAGCGCTCGCGCACCTCGGCGTTCTGCACCACGGCAAAGCAGGTCTTCAAACCGGCCACGTTGTAGGCCTTGCTCGCCGACATCAGGGTAATGGTGCGCTGGGCGATTTCGGGACTGAGGCTGGCGGTAGGGATGTGGCGGCGGCCATCGAAGCACAGTTCGGCATGGATTTCGTCGCTGATGATCAGCGCGCCGTTTTCCAGGCAGGCGTTGGCCACGGCGAGCAGTTCTTCGCGGGGGAAGACTTTGCCCATGGGGTTGTGCGGGTTGCTCAGCAACAGTGCACCGGCGCCGGTCAGTGCCTGGCGTATCGCGGGCATTGGTGTGATGTATTCGCCGTTGATCAGTTCGAACGGCACTTCGATACGCGGCAGGTTCCAGTGACCCGGTGCCAAGCGGATCGGCCGGTAATTGGGGGTTTGCAGCACCACCGGTTGGCCCGGTTGCACAAACGCATGCAGGGCCATATTGAAGCCGGGCTCGACGCCGGGCAGGAACAACAGCTCTTCAGGCTGCACGCGCCAGGCGTATTTGGCCCACAGGTCAGCGACGATGGCTTCGCGCACGTCCGGGCCGGCGACGCTGTAGCCAAGGATTTGCTGATCAAGGCGAGCATGCAGCGCGTGCAATATCGCGGGTGGCGCGGCGATATCCATGTCGGCGATCCACATCGGCAAGATGTCTTGCGGGTAGCGGCTCCACTTGGTGCTGCCGGTGCCGAGGCGGGGGTGGATCGTGTCGAAATCAAAGCTCATGGGCGGCTCGTATCAGAGAGGCAGGTGCAAGAATGGCGCTGATTCTAGCGCCATTAATTTTATAGGCCAGTGCTGATTGCCTGCGACAATTGTCGGTGTGCCTGTTCCACCGCCCGGGCGACCGCTTGTTCTCCGCGCACCATGGCGCCCAGGTAGACGAAATCCACGCTGTGGATGCCCACCGTCGACAGGATCGCGGTCAGATAAGGTGTCAGGAAATCCGGCTCATGCCCCTTGCGTGAATTGCCGCAACTGACCAGCACAAACGTACGCAGATCCTTGAGCAACCCGACTTTTTCGAACTGTGCATTCACCGTGAAACTGCGATGAATACGCACCACATGGTCGATCCAGCCCTTGAGCGCCGCCGGCACGGTGAAATTGTGCACCGGGGTGCAGAGGATCAGCAGGTCACAGGCTTCCAGCTCGACGATCAATTGTTCCGACAACGCCGTCGCGTTGCCGCTTAAGCCGCCAGGCGTGGTGAGTGCATTCGCATACTCACGGGTCAGCGGCGGCAATGCCTGGCCGCCGTAATCGCGCTCGCTGACCTCGGCGCCCGGCACCACGTCATCCAGCAGCGCGCGGGCCAGCTTGAAGGTCTGCGCGGCCTTGCCGTGGGGGCTGAAGCTGAGTAACAGGGCGCGGGTCATTGGCTCAGGTCCTGGGAAAAATGCATGCCGCGCGGCAACAAGCCTTGACGGAAGTAGAAACGCTGGGCCAGGACCATATGCAAGCCGGTGTCCAACACCAGGTAGCGATAACCCCGGGTGCGGGTTTCTTCGCGCACCCGCTCGAGCAGTTGCTCGCCCAGGCGTCGACGTTGCAAAGCCGCATCGACCACCAGGTCATCGACATAGATAAACCGCCCGTAGAGGGTGTTTTCGGTCAGCCGGTAGCCGGCCAGGCCGATGACCCGGCCGTGCTCGCGCGCGGCCAGCAAGTGGTAGCCATTTTGGCGCTGGCGCTGGACTTGTTCCGCGAAGCTGATGGCGTCGGTCAGGTGCGGCCGCAGTTGCTGCATCAGCGCAAAGCTGGCGATGCAGTCGGCCTCGGTTTCCATCGGCGCGAATTCGACGTGCTCATTCATCGTTGAGGTTCTCCTGATGGGCCTTGACCGCCGTCGGCACTTTGCGAAAGCTGATGGCGACGCGGTTCAAAGCGTTCATCAGGGAAATGGCCAGGGTCAGGTCAGCGACTTCCTTCTCGCTGAACATTGCCGCCACGCTGACGTAATCCGCTTGCGGCACCTGGGTTTGCGCGACCTGGGTGACCACCTCGGCCCAGGCCAGGGCGGCACGTTCACGCGCGGTAAACAGCGGCAATGCTTCGTGCCAGGCCGCCAGTAGCATGATTTTTTCCAGGCTCACGCCTTGCTTGAGCAGGTCGCGCGAATGCGAGTCCAGGCAATAAGCGCAGCCGTTGAGTTGCGAGACCCGCAGGTACACCAGTTCAATCAATTCTTTCTCCAGGCCGCAGCCATGGATATAGCTGTGGACTGATCCCAGGGCTTTGTAACCTGCAGGGGCGGCTTTGGCGTAATCGAGACGGTGTTTCATGGGCGATCCTTGTTTGCGTAAGGGATGCGCCATTTTCGGTGGCGGCACGGCCGCTCAACAGGGGCATGATTGGACAAGTGGGTTGGGACATGATCAGACTCCGCTTTGTCATTCTGCCGAGCCTGTTTGCGATGTCGTCACTGCCCAAATACCAGGAAATCTACCGCCGCTTTCGTCTGGCCATTGATCAGGGCCAGCTTGGCCCGGGTGATCGCGTGCCGTCGGTGCGCAGCCTTGCGCTGGAACTCAAGGTGGCGCGCGGAACGGTGGAAGCGGCTTATCAACTGTTGGTCAGTGAGGGTTTCTTTGAGGCGCGGGGGCAGGCGGGCACCGTCATTTCCAGGGCATTGCCGCAGGTTGCGATGAAACCGCAGCCGGCCGCACTGCCGCAGGCCTCGGCAACCCCGGCGTTGCAAATGGGGCAGCCGGCGCTGGATGCGTTCCCGCGCAAACTGTGGGCACGACTGGTCACCCGGCAGGTGCGCCGCACCGATGCCGACAGCCTGGGCATGGGCGACGTGCGTGGCGCCCAGGCGTTGCGTGTGGCGATTGCCAGCTACCTGGCGTTGTACCGGGGCGTGGAATGTACGCCACAGCAGGTATTTGTGTGCTCAGGCTATGCGGGGTGCCTGACGCTGGTGTGCGATGCGCTGCAGATGGCGGGGCAGCGTTGCTGGTATGAAGACCCGGGTTATCTGCACGCACGGCAGCTATTGATCCATCAAGGTGTTGAGCTGGTGCCGGTGCCGGTGGATCGGGATGGACTGGATGTCGGGCAGGGCATCCAGCGTGATCGGCAGGCGCGACTGGCGGTCGTGACCCCGGCCCATCAGAGCCCCCTGGGCGTGGCGTTGAGCTGGGCGCGGCGGCAGGCTTTGCTGGCCTGGGCGCAGGAGCAGGGCAGTTGGGTGGTAGAGGATGATTACGACAGTGAGTTTCGCTACCAGGGGCAGCCGTTGGCGGCGCTCAAGAGTCAGGATGTGCAAGACCGGGTGATCCATGTCGGGAGCTTCAGCAAAATGCTGTTTCCGGGGTTGCGGCTGGGCTATCTGGTGGTGCCCGCGCAGTTGGTGGAGGCTTTCGAGCACAGCGCCCACGCGTTGCAACAGCGCAGTGCGCAGTTATTGCAGCTGACGGCGGCGGATTTTCTGGAACAGGGCCATTTCACCCGACACCTGAAAAAGATGCGCCTGTTGTATGCGCAGCGCCGAGGGTTTTTAGTGGAGGCGTTACGCGTGCATTGCGCGGCGTTTTTGTGCGTGGATGAGCAAGCCGGGGGGATAAATCTGTTGGCGCGGTTGGTGGTGGCGGTGCCGGATCACGTTGTCGCCGAGGCGGCGAATCGCGAAGGCCTTGCCCTTCAAGCGTTGTCGCAGTGGATGCTTGAACCGGGGCGCGAGCAAGGCTTATTGATGGGCTTCACCAATGTCGTAACAGCGCAGCAGGCGACGGATGTGGCCCTGAAATTGTCCGGCATTCTACAGGCCTGCCTCAATCCAAAGAGGGGGGCGGGCTTGCTCGACAAAGCAGGGAACCCGTCGGGCCGCCCGTGATTGAAAGATCGCATCGCGAGCAAGCCCGCGGCCACATTTGTCGGTGTTCGGCTTATAAACCCTGGCTGGCGCGAATCAAGTCATACGCCTTGCGCGCAATCGGATTCGCTGTATTCGGCCGAATCCACAAGTAATAGGTCACCTCCGGCAGTCGCGGCAACCCATCCGTTTCCCCGAGCACGCGCATATCCGGCCCCAACATCTCCATGCTGCGCGGCGTTACGCCCAGGCCTGCGCGGGTTGCGGCCTTGATGCCGATCAGGTTCGACGCCAGGTACGCCTGCCGCCAGGGAATATTGGCCCGTTCCAACGCCTCCAGCGCGTAGCGCCGGTAGATGCTTGGCTCATCCACCAGAATCAACGGCAGCGGTTCACCTGGCTGGTGAATGTACTGCGCCGAACAAATCCACCACACCGGCGAGGTGCGCAACGCAAACCCCTCAAGATTCGGGTCGGAGCGGGTGGAAATCACCATGTCCACCTTGCCCCGGTGCAGGTCATCCATCAAAAACGGGCTGCGCCCCACGTCGATTTCCAGGCGCAGTCGCGGGGCCGAGCGGGCGATGTGGCTCAGGATGGGCGGCAGAATGGTGTCGGCGATGTCGTGGGGCGAACCGATACGCAGCACCCCGCTCAAGCTGCTTTCGCGCAGGGAGTTCAACGCGTCATCATTCAGCGAGAGCATCTGTCGCGCATGGCGCAACAGTTGCAAACCCGGCTCGGTCAGTTGTTTTTGGCGGCCGCGCTTTTCGAACAGGCTCACGCCCACTTGCTGCTCCAGGCGCTGCATGTGCTGGGTCACGGACGATTGGGTACGCGCCAGGTGCGTGCCGGCTTCGGCAAAGCTGTGGTGATCGACCACCGCGATAAATGTGCGCAGGAGCTCTAAATCAAGGGTCGACATGGCCATTTCCAAGGGCGGTTTTATATCAAGAGTGCGAAGTTAAACATTACATATTTTAATGTGTTGTCGGGAGTGTTTTTTAAAAAGACCAATAAATAATGGGTTATGCCTGAATGAAAGGCGGTGCTTACACTGCAAGTTATAACGATATGAGATATTTGCATTTCCGTTGCCACCGCACTCTCCCTAGCATGCCCCTCCATCAGGTCGGGGTACGCCGACCATTCGCCAGGGGGAAGTCCAATGATGTTCAAGAAATGGTTGCCGGTGGCCCTGGGATCGATGATCGCCTTGGGCGCCACTGCGGCGGCCCAGGCCGATGCGACACTGGACAAAGTCGAGCAGCGCCATGTGCTGGTGGTCGGCGTGTTGTTGTCCGGCGGGCCGTTCGGCAGCATTGATCCCGCCACGCAGAAGCCCAAGGGATTGAACGTGGACCTGGCTAACGAACTGGGGCGTCAGCTCAAGGCCGATGTGCAATTGGTGCCGGTGTTGCCCGCCAACCGCGTGCAGTTTCTGCAGCAAGGCAAGGTTGACCTGCTGATTGCCAATATGGAATGGACCGCCGAGCGCGGCGAAATCCTTGGCTTTGTGCCAACGCCGTTCTATCGCGTCGGCGGCACTGCGGCGGTGCTCAAAGACAGCAAGATCACCCGTTGGGAAGACCTTAGTGGCCAACCCGTGTGCACCTCTCAAGGCAGCAGCTACGTCAAGCCGCTGACCGAGTTCGGCGCCCAGATCAAGGCGTTCAAGAGCTCGTCCGAATCGCTGCTGGCACTGCGCGGCAACAACTGCGTCGCGGCGGTGCATGACTCCACCCTGATCAACCCACTGATCAACGACAGCGCCGAATGGAAGGACTACCGCGCCCTCAGCCCGGAGCTCAACCCGGCGCCGTCGGTGATCTGGACCCGTCGCGGCGAAGGCGATACCCAGGCCCGGCTCGACCCGATCGTCAAGGAACTGCACCGCAGCGGCTGGCTGATCGAAGCCCAGACGCGCAACCGCATCAGCCCGGCGTCGCCAGCGCTGGTGGAGTTGCAACAACAGTTCAAGGGCGCTTGAGATGAATCTGAAAACCCTGACCGCACTCGGCCTGGCCCTGTGCGCCGGCTTCGCCCACGCCGATGCCACCCTCGACAAAATCCAGCAACGCCACGCCATCAGCGTCGGCGTGATCCTCAGCGGCCCGCCGTTCGGCACTATCGACCCCAAGACCGGCGAGCACCTGGGCTACAACGTCGAACTGGCCAAGGGCATTGGCCAGGTGCTGGGCGTGGAGACCAGAACGGTCTCGGTACTGGCGCCCAACCGCGTGCAGTTCCTGCAACAGGGCAAGGTCGACATCTTGATCGCCAATATGCAATTCACCGAAGAGCGTGCCGACATCCTCGACTACGTGCCCACACCGTATGAGGAAGTCGGCGGTGCGGCGTTGATTCGCAAGGGCGCCGGCATCACGCAATGGGCCGACCTCAAGGACAAGCCGGTGTGCGTGTCCCAGGGCAGCAACTTCATCAAGCCGCTGCAGGAAACCTACGGCGCGCAGATCAAGGCGTTCCGCAGCCAGTCCGAATCGTTGTTGTCGCTGCGCGGCAACGGTTGCGTGGCCGCCGTACACGTCAGTCCGACCATGCATGCGCTGCTCAATGAAGCCGAATGGGACGGTTACGAAATCCCCTTGCCGGGTGATTTGATCCCGTCGAAGTCGGTGATCTGGATTCGCAAGGGCGAACACGACACCCAGGCCAAGCTCGATGCCATCGTGCGTGACTGGCATAAAACCGGATTTCTGATTGCCCTCGGCGAGCGCACCGGTATGGCGCCGTCCCAGGCCTTGCGGGATTTGCACGAGCAATACAGCCATGAGTGAAGCGCTTTTTGCCACCTTGCAACAGCTGCTCGGCGCAACCCATGTACAAACCAGCGAAGAAGCGGCGCCGTACCTCATTGACAAGCAAGGGCGCTACACCGGCCAGGTAATCGCGGCAGTGCACCCGGCCAATACCGATGAAGTGGCGGCGGTGGTGCGTGCCTGCGTGGCCTTGAGCGCGCCCATCGTGGTGCAGGGCGGCAACACCGGTCTGATGGCCGGCGCCACGCCGGACGCCAGCGGGCGCTCGGTGTTGCTGTTGCTCGACCGCATGGACCGCGTACGCACTGTCGATACCGACAACGACACCCTCACGGTGGAAGCCGGGTGCATCCTGCAGAACATCCAGGACGTGGCGCGCGATGCCGATCGCTTGTTCCCGTTGAGCCTCGGCGCCGAAGGCAGTTGCACCATCGGCGGCAACCTCGGCACCAATGCCGGCGGCACAGCGGTATTGCGTTACGGCAATACCCGCGAGCTGACCCTGGGCCTGGAGGTGGTGACTGCCGAAGGCGAAATCTGGCATGGCCTGCGCGGTTTGCGCAAGGACAACACCGGCTACGACCTGCGTGATTTGTACATCGGCAGCGAAGGTACCCTGGGGATTATCACGGCCGCCACCTTAAAGCTGTTCCCGCTGCCGAAAGCCCAGGCTACGGCGCTATTAGCCTTTGATGAACTGGCCCAGGCGGTGGCGTTTTTGTCCCATGCCCGCGCCGGCTTTGGCGCCAACCTGACGGCCTTTGAACTGCTGACCGCTGATTGCCTTGCGTTGTTGCGCGAACAATTTCCGGACGGTCCGCAGCCTTTTAAAACGGCGAGCCAGCCCTGGTTTGCGTTGATTGAACTCTCGGATAACCACGGCGAAAGCCACGCCCGCGAGGCCTTCGAGCGGGTGCTCGGCGATGCCTTCGAGCAGCAACTGCTCAGTGACGCCTTGATCGCCGAGAGCCTGGCGCAAAGCGAGGCGCTGTGGCTGCTGCGCGAGAACATGAGCGAGGCGCAGAAGCGCGCCGGGCGCAACATGAAGCACGATATCTCGGTGCCGATTTCCCAGGTTGTGGCCTTCGTTGCCCACACCGACGCGCTGCTGCAACAGCATTTCCCCGGCGTGCGCAACTTCACCTTCGGCCACCTGGGCGACGGCAACCTGCATTACAACGTGGCACACCCATTGGATTCGACGGTGGACGCACACATGGCTCACTACGCCGAGTTGAGCGCGTTGGTGCATGACAGCGCCCATGCCCACGGCGGCTCGATCAGTGCCGAGCATGGCATCGGTCAGCGCAAGGTCGGCCTGCTCAGCCGCTACAAGAGCCCGGTGGAGCTGGACCTGATGCGCCGCATCAAGCAGGCGCTTGACCCGTACAACCTGCTCAACCCGGGCAAAGTCCTTGAGGTGCAGCCATGACCGTACGTTTGTCCAAACGCGTGCAGCGCGTGTCGCTGTCGGCCAACGCCGCGGCCAAATCCCGCGCCACCGAATTGCGTGACACTGGCCGCGATATCCTCGATCTCACCACCGGCGAGCCGGATTTCGACACCCCGGAACACATCAAGCAAGCCGCCTACACCGCCATCGCGGCGGGCGCCACCAAGTACACGCCGACGCCGGGTGTAAAGGCGCTGCGCCTGGCTGTGCAACGCAAACTGGCCGGGGAAAATCACCTGGACTACCCACTGGCGTCCATCGTGATTGCCAACGGCGCCAAGCAAATCATCTTCAATGCTTTCGCCGCCACCTTGGATGAAGGTGATCAAGTGTTGGTACCGACGCCTTACTGGCCGTCGTTTCCGGACAGCGTGCGCTTCAACGGCGGCGAACCGGTGTTCATCGAATGTGGGCTGGAGCAGGGCTGCAAGTTGCTCCCGGCCGAGTTGCAACAACACATCACTGAGCGCACGCGCTGGTTGATTCTGAATGGCCCGGGCAACCCCAGCGGCGCGGTCTACAGCGACACCGAATTGCAGGCGTTGGCCGAGGTGCTGCGTCGCCATCCTCAGGTGCTGATCCTGCTGGATGAACTGTACGAGCACATCCGCTTCGATGGTCGCCCGGCCCAGAGTCTGCTGAACGTCGCGCCGGACCTGCAGGACCGTTGCCTGCTGGTCGGCGGTGTGTCCAAGACCTACGCCATGACCGGCTGGCGCATCGGCTTCGGTGCCGGGCCGAAAACCCTGACCGATGCGATGGCTGTGGTGCAATCCCAATCCACCTCTGGCGCATCATCGGTGGGGCAGGCGGCCGCGTTGGCGGCGTACACCGGCGGGTTGGACTTCCTCGCTGAGCAGGTCGCGGCTTACCAGTTGCGGCGAGACATTTTGGTCACGGCCCTTAACGGTGTCGAGGGCCTGGAAGTCCTTGAGCCTCAGGGCGGCTTCTTTGTATTCGTGCGTTGCGCCGGGCTGCTGGGGCGCCGCCGCCCGGACGGCCAGCGCGTGGACAACGACGGCGATGTGGTCGCCTGGCTGCTGGAGGAGGGCGTAGCCGGTGTGGCGGGCAGTGCCTATGGCCTGTCGCCGTGGTTTCGCTTGTCCATCGCCACGGCGACCGACAGCGTGGCCGAGGCCGGGCGGCGTATCGCGGCAGCCTGCGGAAAATTGCGATGATGGAGCTTTTCGTCCATTGGGCCGCAGGCTTTGGTCTGAACTACACCTTCCTGCTGGACGCCTACCAGCGCGGCAGCCTGGTACAAGGCGCGCTGACCACCGGCCTGTTGTGCCTGTTCACGATCATTGGCAGCCTGCTGGCGGGTATCAGCCTGGCGGCGATGCTCACCTGCGGCAATCCGTGGCTGGCCAAGCCGGCGCGGGTGTTTGTCGAGGTCACGCGCAATACGCCGACGCTGGTGCAGCTGTATTGCGCGTTCCTGGTGCTGAACATGTTGCTGACCCAGGCGGTCGGCGCGGCCAACCCGCTGACGCCGTTTGCCTGGGTGGTGATTGTGATCTCCCTGCACAAAGGCGCGTTCCATGCCGAGGCCTTGCGCGCCGGGATCGAAGCGGTGCCCGCCGTCACACTTGAAGCTGCCAGTTCCCTGGCGTTCAGCAGCCGTCAATTGCTTTGGAATGTGCAGTTGCCCCTGGCGGTGCGCTTTGCCTTGCCGTCGCTGATCAACAACCTGATTGACCTGGTGAAGATGACCGCCGTGGCCTCCGCGATCGCGGTGGGCGACATCACCTACGCCGCGATCATGATCTGGACCCAGAGCGACAACGTGCTGGAACTGATGATCCTGATCCTGAGCTTCTTCGGTCTGCTGAGTTTTATCGTCAATTGTGTGGGGCGCTGGCTGGAAGCGCGCCTGAGGATGCCCGGCTATGGCCATTGATTCATTTCCGGTGCTGTCAGCGTTGTGGCAGTGGTCACCGGCGCTGGTGGCGGGCTTCGGCCAGAACATCCTGATCAGCCTGTTGGCGATTGCCATCGGCTCGTTGCTCGGCCTGTTGATCGGTGCGCTGGCGTTATCGCCGGTGGGGATTGTTGCGCGACTGTGGGTGCAGGTGTTTCGCAATGCGCCGTGGCTGGTGCTGATCTATTTCACCACCTACGTGTTCCCGTTCGAAATTCATATTGGCAGCAGTTACGTGTCGTTTCCCGACTGGGTCAAGGTCACCATCGGCCTGGCCTTGCCGGCGAGTGCCAACGTCGCGGAGATCTTCCGGGGTGCCATCGGTTCGATTCCCAGCACCCAGTGGGAAGCCGCACGCTCGCTGGCGTTTACCCGCGGGCAGCTGTTCCGTTCGATCATCCTGCCGCAGTGCTTCAAGCGTATGTTGCCGCCGTGGATGAACCTGTATGCGGTGGTCACCATGGGCACGGCGCTGGCGTCACTGGTGGGTGTGCATGACGTGATCGACACCGCGCAGATCGCCAGCAATACCGTGAATCTGACCGGTTTTACCGTGGTGATCTATCTGAGCCTGCTGGTGTTGTTCTTCGCCTATTGCTACCCGATTTCCCGTCTCACCCAACACCTGGAGCGCCGTTATGCCTTCTATTGAACCCCTGGTGAGCCTGCGGGATATCCACCTGTCATTCGGCAGCAACCCGGTGCTCAAGGGCATCGACCTGGAGGTGTACCGAGGTCAAGCGGTCTCGATTATCGGCCCGTCGGGTTCGGGTAAGTCCACCATTCTGCGT is a window of Pseudomonas antarctica DNA encoding:
- a CDS encoding PLP-dependent aminotransferase family protein — its product is MSSLPKYQEIYRRFRLAIDQGQLGPGDRVPSVRSLALELKVARGTVEAAYQLLVSEGFFEARGQAGTVISRALPQVAMKPQPAALPQASATPALQMGQPALDAFPRKLWARLVTRQVRRTDADSLGMGDVRGAQALRVAIASYLALYRGVECTPQQVFVCSGYAGCLTLVCDALQMAGQRCWYEDPGYLHARQLLIHQGVELVPVPVDRDGLDVGQGIQRDRQARLAVVTPAHQSPLGVALSWARRQALLAWAQEQGSWVVEDDYDSEFRYQGQPLAALKSQDVQDRVIHVGSFSKMLFPGLRLGYLVVPAQLVEAFEHSAHALQQRSAQLLQLTAADFLEQGHFTRHLKKMRLLYAQRRGFLVEALRVHCAAFLCVDEQAGGINLLARLVVAVPDHVVAEAANREGLALQALSQWMLEPGREQGLLMGFTNVVTAQQATDVALKLSGILQACLNPKRGAGLLDKAGNPSGRP
- a CDS encoding LysR substrate-binding domain-containing protein, coding for MSTLDLELLRTFIAVVDHHSFAEAGTHLARTQSSVTQHMQRLEQQVGVSLFEKRGRQKQLTEPGLQLLRHARQMLSLNDDALNSLRESSLSGVLRIGSPHDIADTILPPILSHIARSAPRLRLEIDVGRSPFLMDDLHRGKVDMVISTRSDPNLEGFALRTSPVWWICSAQYIHQPGEPLPLILVDEPSIYRRYALEALERANIPWRQAYLASNLIGIKAATRAGLGVTPRSMEMLGPDMRVLGETDGLPRLPEVTYYLWIRPNTANPIARKAYDLIRASQGL
- a CDS encoding FAD-binding oxidoreductase, with amino-acid sequence MSEALFATLQQLLGATHVQTSEEAAPYLIDKQGRYTGQVIAAVHPANTDEVAAVVRACVALSAPIVVQGGNTGLMAGATPDASGRSVLLLLDRMDRVRTVDTDNDTLTVEAGCILQNIQDVARDADRLFPLSLGAEGSCTIGGNLGTNAGGTAVLRYGNTRELTLGLEVVTAEGEIWHGLRGLRKDNTGYDLRDLYIGSEGTLGIITAATLKLFPLPKAQATALLAFDELAQAVAFLSHARAGFGANLTAFELLTADCLALLREQFPDGPQPFKTASQPWFALIELSDNHGESHAREAFERVLGDAFEQQLLSDALIAESLAQSEALWLLRENMSEAQKRAGRNMKHDISVPISQVVAFVAHTDALLQQHFPGVRNFTFGHLGDGNLHYNVAHPLDSTVDAHMAHYAELSALVHDSAHAHGGSISAEHGIGQRKVGLLSRYKSPVELDLMRRIKQALDPYNLLNPGKVLEVQP
- a CDS encoding MalY/PatB family protein, encoding MSFDFDTIHPRLGTGSTKWSRYPQDILPMWIADMDIAAPPAILHALHARLDQQILGYSVAGPDVREAIVADLWAKYAWRVQPEELLFLPGVEPGFNMALHAFVQPGQPVVLQTPNYRPIRLAPGHWNLPRIEVPFELINGEYITPMPAIRQALTGAGALLLSNPHNPMGKVFPREELLAVANACLENGALIISDEIHAELCFDGRRHIPTASLSPEIAQRTITLMSASKAYNVAGLKTCFAVVQNAEVRERFNNARCGMVDSVSPLGLEATRAAYSQCSDWLDALVQYLQANRDYLLNAVQTRLPGVVMHAPQGTFLAWLDCSALGLDDPQQFFLEQAKVGLSAGIEFGDDSQQFVRLNFGCPRAMLEEGLQRMAHALRHR
- a CDS encoding GNAT family N-acetyltransferase, coding for MNEHVEFAPMETEADCIASFALMQQLRPHLTDAISFAEQVQRQRQNGYHLLAAREHGRVIGLAGYRLTENTLYGRFIYVDDLVVDAALQRRRLGEQLLERVREETRTRGYRYLVLDTGLHMVLAQRFYFRQGLLPRGMHFSQDLSQ
- a CDS encoding transporter substrate-binding domain-containing protein translates to MNLKTLTALGLALCAGFAHADATLDKIQQRHAISVGVILSGPPFGTIDPKTGEHLGYNVELAKGIGQVLGVETRTVSVLAPNRVQFLQQGKVDILIANMQFTEERADILDYVPTPYEEVGGAALIRKGAGITQWADLKDKPVCVSQGSNFIKPLQETYGAQIKAFRSQSESLLSLRGNGCVAAVHVSPTMHALLNEAEWDGYEIPLPGDLIPSKSVIWIRKGEHDTQAKLDAIVRDWHKTGFLIALGERTGMAPSQALRDLHEQYSHE
- a CDS encoding transporter substrate-binding domain-containing protein codes for the protein MMFKKWLPVALGSMIALGATAAAQADATLDKVEQRHVLVVGVLLSGGPFGSIDPATQKPKGLNVDLANELGRQLKADVQLVPVLPANRVQFLQQGKVDLLIANMEWTAERGEILGFVPTPFYRVGGTAAVLKDSKITRWEDLSGQPVCTSQGSSYVKPLTEFGAQIKAFKSSSESLLALRGNNCVAAVHDSTLINPLINDSAEWKDYRALSPELNPAPSVIWTRRGEGDTQARLDPIVKELHRSGWLIEAQTRNRISPASPALVELQQQFKGA
- a CDS encoding FMN-dependent NADH-azoreductase; amino-acid sequence: MTRALLLSFSPHGKAAQTFKLARALLDDVVPGAEVSERDYGGQALPPLTREYANALTTPGGLSGNATALSEQLIVELEACDLLILCTPVHNFTVPAALKGWIDHVVRIHRSFTVNAQFEKVGLLKDLRTFVLVSCGNSRKGHEPDFLTPYLTAILSTVGIHSVDFVYLGAMVRGEQAVARAVEQAHRQLSQAISTGL
- a CDS encoding carboxymuconolactone decarboxylase family protein, which gives rise to MKHRLDYAKAAPAGYKALGSVHSYIHGCGLEKELIELVYLRVSQLNGCAYCLDSHSRDLLKQGVSLEKIMLLAAWHEALPLFTARERAALAWAEVVTQVAQTQVPQADYVSVAAMFSEKEVADLTLAISLMNALNRVAISFRKVPTAVKAHQENLNDE